One segment of Schistocerca cancellata isolate TAMUIC-IGC-003103 chromosome 2, iqSchCanc2.1, whole genome shotgun sequence DNA contains the following:
- the LOC126154633 gene encoding uncharacterized protein LOC126154633 has protein sequence MQAGVLVVLGLLCGAAWSAAVSGGGGRHHHHYGGSYPGGGGYAGGDFYSSGPYYPGGGGHRPGGGGYPGGHHQGGGYPGGGYPGGGYYPGGGGNRPGGGYYPGGSTGGHYPGSYPGGGAGGAGQYPGGAGGGGGGGGGGGGGHGGGGGGGGSGYGR, from the exons ATGCAGGCCGGCGTGCTAGTG GTACTGGGCCTGCTGTGCGGCGCAGCGTGGAGTGCGGCAGTCAGTGGAGGCGGTGGCCGTCACCACCACCACTACGGCGGGTCATATCCAGGTGGCGGCGGCTATGCTGGGGGTGACTTCTATTCCAGCGGTCCCTACTACCCTGGAGGCGGAGGGCACCGACCTGGAGGCGGCGGCTATCCTGGTGGTCACCACCAAGGTGGGGGCTACCCGGGAGGTGGCTATCCTGGAGGCGGCTACTATCCTGGGGGCGGAGGGAACCGGCCAGGAGGCGGTTACTACCCGGGTGGCAGCACGGGTGGCCACTACCCGGGCTCTTACCCGGGAGGTGGAGCAGGTGGCGCCGGACAGTACCCGGGGGGAGCCggcggtggcggaggcggcggcggtggcggcggcggcggccatggAGGCGGTGGGGGAGGTGGTGGAAGCGGATACGGACGATAG